The window GGATTTAGTTCTATTCCTATGCGCCCGCCTATAGGGAGAAGGCCTAATTTTTTGTAAAATAAAAGTTGAAGCAAAAGCCCCAACCAAAATATAGGAGTTGATGCACCGAGCAGGCTTGCAATTCTACCTCCGTTATCTATAAATGTATTTTTTCTTGTAGCCGAAACAACTCCCAGCGGCAATCCTATAGCTACACTTATTAAAAGTGCAAAAATTGAAAGTTCGGCTGTGGCGGGAAGATATGTTAGGACCTCTTCCCTTACAGGTTTTCTTGTCTCGATAGAAGTACCCATATCTCCATGCAAAAGATCTGAAATATACATTAAATACTGAACGGGCAGGGGCTTATCAAAACCTAGCTGCTTCCTCAAGGATTCAATCTGCTCAGGACCTGCATGGGGACCGGCCGCAAGGCGAACCGGATCCCCCGGAATTGCATGTGATATTATAAAAGTTAACAGCGACATGCCAATTAAAACAACGATTAGCATTGCAATTCTTCTTGCAATATATGTTGTCAAAATTACCCCTCCAGGTCATTC is drawn from Tepidanaerobacter syntrophicus and contains these coding sequences:
- a CDS encoding ABC transporter permease; the protein is MTTYIARRIAMLIVVLIGMSLLTFIISHAIPGDPVRLAAGPHAGPEQIESLRKQLGFDKPLPVQYLMYISDLLHGDMGTSIETRKPVREEVLTYLPATAELSIFALLISVAIGLPLGVVSATRKNTFIDNGGRIASLLGASTPIFWLGLLLQLLFYKKLGLLPIGGRIGIELNPPAHITGFYIIDSILSGDWLALKSSILHLILPAFTLGYGSMAVFTRMTRSSILEVLNEDYIKTARAKGLSERVVIYKHALRNAILPVMTIIGLQFASLLGGAVLTETVFSWPGIGNYGVHAIMTLNFPAIMGVTLITTVIFVIVNLIVDISYAFIDPRIVYK